A window from Podospora bellae-mahoneyi strain CBS 112042 chromosome 1 map unlocalized CBS112042p_1, whole genome shotgun sequence encodes these proteins:
- the DLD1_1 gene encoding D-lactate ferricytochrome c oxidoreductase (EggNog:ENOG503NUBF; CAZy:AA4; COG:C), whose protein sequence is MSRLAGKMPKLATAPGARPSSFPSMRPSRTTSAPLQFRRLESTQRFSPPPSSTSSSTTTKKPSSGPSFKGQLTQSITKRIQRERDDLKRLSHMRPQNSLGRMMGMTFVLFTVGAISYWCGLKYPKEADPASTLPLAATKPPKHNLNPAHLEAAWSDFVAIVGKENVSTADDVISQHATSEWSTHRAADDQKPFCVVYPATTEEVSELMKVCHYRRIPVVGYSGGTSLEGHYTPTRSGICIDFSRMNKVLSLHKDDLDVVVQPGVGWEDLNEMLAEQNLFFPPDPGPGAQIGGMIGTGCSGTNAYRYGTMREWVLSLTVVMADGTVIKTRQRPRKSSAGYDLTRLFIGSEGTLGLVTEATLKVTVKPASESVAVASFGSIREAANCVAKVVGEGVPVAAVEILDDDQMRFINQAGATSRSWKEAPTIFFKFTGTPSGVKEQVAIVQKITKGSGGKSFDFAKDEQERVELWSARKEALWSTMAVKKPGDRVWTGDVAVPMSRLPDIIDQTKQDLGRSGLKSSIVGHVGDGNFHIILLYSDAERKLAEECVHRMVKRAVEMEGTVTGEHGVGLVKRDYLPHELGESTVDAMRKIKTAFDPLCLLNCDKVVRVEKPARGEVSEW, encoded by the exons ATGTCGCGGCTTGCGGGCAAGATGCCCAAGCTGGCGACAGCTCCCGGAGCCCGGccatcctccttcccctctaTGCGCCCCAGCAGAACCACCAGCGCGCCGTTACAATTCCGCCGCCTCGAGTCAACACAGCGCTtcagcccccctccctcctctacttcctcctcaaccaccaccaagaaaccGTCCAGCGGCCCCTCCTTCAAGGGCCAACTCACACAGTCCATCACCAAGCGCATCCAGCGCGAAAGAGATGATCTCAAACGCCTCTCCCACATGCGCCCCCAAAACAGCCTGGGCAGGATGATGGGCATGACCTTTG TTCTCTTCACCGTCGGCGCAATCTCCTACTGGTGCGGCCTCAAATACCCCAAAGAAGCCGACCCggcctccaccctccccctggcagccaccaaaccccccaagcacaacctcaaccccgcccACCTCGAGGCTGCCTGGTCCGACTTTGTCGCCATCGTCGGCAAGGAAAACGTCTCGACCGCCGACGACGTCATCTCCCAGCACGCCACCTCGGAGTGGTCCACCCACCGCGCTGCCGACGACCAGAAGCCCTTTTGCGTCGTTTACCCCGCCACAACCGAGGAGGTGTCCGAGTTGATGAAGGTGTGCCATTACAGACGGATTCCCGTAGTGGGATACTCTGGGGGGACGAGTCTGGAGGGGCATTATACCCCGACTAGATCAGGGATATGCATTGATTTCTCAAGGATGAACAAGGTGCTCTCGTTGCACAAGGATGACTTGGACGTGGTTGTCCAGCCTGGTGTAGGGTGGGAGGATCTGAACGAGATGCTCGCGGAGCAAAATTTGTTTTTCCCGCCTGATCCAGGGCCGGGGGCGCAGATTGGGGGGATGATTGGGACTGGATGCTCGGGCACAAACGCGTACAGGTATGGGACGATGAGGGAGTGGGTTTTGAGTCTTACGGTTGTCATGGCCGACGGGACAGTCATCAAGACGAGACAGAGACCAAGAAAGAGTTCGGCGGGGTATGATTTGACGAGGCTGTTTATTGGTAGTGAGGGCACACTGGGTTTGGTGACGGAGGCGACGCTCAAGGTTACGGTTAAACCTGCTAGTGAATCCGTCGCTGTGGCATCGTTTGGGTCCATCAGAGAAGCGGCCAACTGTGTCGCCAAGGTGGTAGGGGAGGGTGTCCCCGTTGCTGCGGTAGAGATTCTAGATGACGACCAGATGAGATTCATCAACCAAGCTGGCGCTACGTCCAGAAGCTGGAAGGAGGCGCCCACTATTTTCTTCAAATTCACCGGTACCCCCTCGGGGGTAAAAGAGCAGGTGGCCATCGTCCAGAAGATCACCaagggcagcggcggcaagTCGTTTGACTTTGCCAAGGACGAGCAGGAACGGGTTGAGCTCTGGAGcgcgaggaaggaggcgctCTGGAGCACCATGGCGGTGAAGAAGCCCGGGGACCGGGTGTGGACGGGGGACGTGGCTGTCCCGATGAGCAGGCTGCCGGACATTATCGACCAGACGAAGCAGGATCTGGGACGGTCGGGGTTGAAGAGCTCGATTGTGGGACATGTCGGGGATGGGAACTTCCATATTATCTTGTTGTACTCGGATGCGGAGAGGAAGTTGGCCGAGGAGTGTGTTCATcggatggtgaagagggctgtggagatggaggggactGTGAct GGCGAGCATGGTGTTGGGCTTGTCAAGAGGGATTATCTCCCTCATGAGCTGGGAGAGAGCACGGTTGATGCTATGAGAAAG ATCAAGACGGCATTCGACCCCCTCTGCCTTCTCAATTGCGATAAAGTCGTGCGCGTCGAGAAGCCAGCGAGAGGGGAGGTTTCTGAATGGTAA
- a CDS encoding uncharacterized protein (EggNog:ENOG503P68K), producing the protein MLPEMTTVGGGAVLNKKLTKARGKMVKPILKTAKNLKLSHSEKNSLDLDRGWDEQSIEQLENGEWDEKAFPGGLSGGAMGLGVESNVVSVPGGGSSIRAKFHHGRTPSQASTGSGSRGGVFIHPFAQAPRTSTPPLSYANSLASFDNTVANTINSTHNERNCSPTITENEDDFDDFDSPAQYHNHSHSHSSAPPPALSSQSNLSNPRRPSLQSQRTGSYTEVPSKAPSLRINTTGGTSRSASGATVISRLANGTISTTSQSDLQLTNSVSVSLGTTLDSPTGSIGAGTINNSSSGATQMSPLRSSLDMANFPRLRSRSELDTANRAEKIRAARRKFEERENIKEEKYDREMIKKRERRDTKEASRIEKGAPARPSIHRKNTGNSLSNVISPPASTSSGIQAVFGRKGASWTEGTTVNNSSRQDLEGAYTSSSAPQVGGAINRRHTDSPSGEEQMRFMSRKYDSVPLETPPAFGPNVDAVRFEQTRPRRGSGPKRKTQSYWAGFVLWLRTKLLRLGGR; encoded by the coding sequence ATGTTGCCAGAAATGACGAccgttggcggtggtgcggTACTCAATAAAAAGCTGACGAAGGCGAGGGGAAAGATGGTGAAGCCAATATTGAAGACAGCGAAGAACCTGAAGCTGTCGCATTCGGAAAAGAACTCGCTGGATCTGGATAGAGGGTGGGATGAGCAGTCGATTGAGCAGCTGGAGAatggggagtgggatgaGAAGGCGTTCCCTGGTGGCTTATCAGGAGGAGCAATGGGTCTGGGTGTCGAGAGCAACGTGGTGTCTGTTCCAGGCGGCGGAAGCAGCATTCGAGCCAAATTCCACCACGGCCGTACGCCGTCGCAAGCTTCTACTGGCAGCGGTTCGCGCGGAGGAGTTTTCATCCATCCTTTTGCGCAGGCCCCGCGGACGTCGACGCCACCCTTGTCATATGCGAACTCGCTTGCTTCGTTTGACAATACCGTTGCGAATACCATCAATAGCACTCACAACGAGCGCAACTGCTCCCCCACTATTACCGAGAACGAggacgactttgacgacTTTGACTCTCCCGCGCAATACCATAACCACAGCCATAGCCACTCCTCTGCCCCGCCACCAGCGTTATCATCGCAGTCAAATCTCTCAAATCCCCGCCGACCATCGCTCCAGAGCCAGCGCACCGGGTCATACACCGAGGTACCTTCCAAAGCGCCCTCTCTCCGCATCAATACGACAGGTGGCACTTCCAGGTCGGCGTCAGGTGCGACTGTCATTTCTCGACTTGCGAATGGCACCATCTCCACGACTAGCCAGTCCGATCTACAGTTGACAAACAGCGTCAGCGTGTCCTTGGGCACCACTCTCGACTCGCCAACCGGCAGTATCGGAGCCGGAACAATCAACAATTCATCTTCTGGCGCCACTCAAATGTCGCCTTTGCGCAGCTCGCTCGACATGGCGAACTTTCCCCGACTTCGCAGCCGCTCCGAGCTGGACACGGCTAACCGCGCCGAAAAGATCCGAGCCGCTCGCCGCAAGTTTGAGGAGCGCGAGAACATCAAGGAGGAAAAGTACGACCGCGAGATGATCAAGAAGAGGGAGCGTAGGGACACCAAGGAAGCGAGTCGCATCGAGAAGGGAGCCCCAGCCCGTCCGTCCATCCACCGCAAGAACACTGGGAACAGCCTTAGCAATGTTATTTCTCCCCCCGCATCCACCTCCAGCGGCATTCAGGCTGTCTTTGGTAGAAAGGGCGCTTCTTGGACCGAGGGCACGACCGTCAACAACTCTTCGCGACAGGACCTTGAAGGAGCCTacacctcttcttccgctCCCCAGGTCGGCGGAGCCATCAACAGGCGCCACACCGACTCGCCGAGCGGCGAGGAGCAGATGCGCTTCATGAGCCGCAAGTACGACAGCGTTCCGCTCGAGACGCCGCCCGCCTTCGGCCCTAATGTCGACGCTGTGCGGTTTGAGCAGACTCGGCCGCGAAGAGGGAGCGGCCCCAAGCGGAAGACGCAGAGCTACTGGGCCGGGTTTGTGCTCTGGCTGAGGACGAAGCTGCTGAGGCTTGGTGGCCGGTAA
- the YLH47 gene encoding LETM1 domain-containing protein ylh47 (EggNog:ENOG503NUF6; COG:S), with the protein MSASTRVARRALVVNPFQGTTTHALPRSALLASSMLLARNAQNLRFNRPATALLIPVRGLTTSGTTTHGGPTGGPPPGFDVEKAKKPLPKEPSPKPKSSEAASKPAEKTSTPEAAADSSATLSQLAAQKEPAAEKVEAKKEEKKLTIAQKIKKEALHYWDGTKLLAAEVKISSRLATKMAAGYELTRREQRQLQRTVQDLGRLVPFSMFIIVPFAEFLLPVALKIFPNMLPSTYEGQKDKDKKANILRATRKEVSEFLRQTLKETGLPLSQATAQKEEFTNFFRKLRATGETPTADDVIKVCKVFKDDVTLDNLSRPQLVSMCRYLNLNTFGTDMMLRYQLRHRMRQIKRDDRAIAYEGVDSLSVAELQIACASRGIKSFGVSPARLREDLQTWLDLRLREGVPSTLLVLSNAYMYGQTQQDSSDGVSNQIEALTNVLSSIPEELFHEIELEVHNAEGAATNKQRLEVIKEQQELINEELQQDQENQATGFATPRDTEDIDEKEERQVQAEAEGIEKAQVAEAVDAEKDGLDAANVLQKTEAAAAAKPSEKQQ; encoded by the exons ATGAGCGCCTCGACAAGAGTTGCGCGCCGGGCGCTGGTCGTCAACCCGTTCCAAGGCACCACCA CTCATGCCCTCCCTAGATCCGCcctcttggcctcctcgatGCTTCTGGCACGCAATGCGCAGAACTTGAGGTTTAACCGCCCTGCCACTGCTCTGCTTATCCCAGTTCGGGGGCTCACCACCTCGGGTACCACCACTCATGGCGGCCCGACGGGTGGCCCACCTCCAGGATTCGATGTCGAGAAGGCTAAGAAGCCTCTCCCGAAGGAGCCttcccccaagcccaagagcAGTGAGGCTGCATCCAAGCCAGCGGAGAAAACCAGCACCCCCGAGGCCGCTGCTGATTCTTCTGCTACGCTCTCGCAGCTTGCCGCACAGAAGGAGCCTGCTGCAGAGAAGGttgaggccaagaaggaggagaagaagctgacgATCGCAcaaaagatcaagaaggaggctCTGCATTACTGGGATGGCACGAAACTGCTGGCCGCTGAGGTCAAGATCAGCTCGCGCCTGGCTACAAAGATGGCTGCCGGTTACGAGTTGACCCGGAGAGAGCAACGCCAGCTTCAACGTACCGTCCAGGATCTCGGCCGGCTGGTTCCTTTCTCCATGTTCATCATTGTGCCTTTTGCCGAAtttctcctccccgtcgCGCTCAAGATCTTCCCCAACATGCTGCCCAGCACATATGAGGGGCAAAAGGACAAGGATAAGAAGGCGAACATCCTTCGGGCGACCCGTAAGGAGGTCAGCGAATTCCTCCGCCAGACCTTGAAAGAGACAGGCCTGCCCCTTAGTCAGGCGACGGCCCAGAAGGAAGAGTTTACCAACTTCTTCCGCAAGCTTCGCGCCACTGGCGAGACACCTACGGCCGATGATGTGATCAAGGTCTGCAAAGTCTTCAAGGATGATGTGACCCTTGACAACCTTTCCCGGCCGCAGTTGGTGTCCATGTGCCGGtatctcaacctcaacacctttGGCACCGACATGATGCTCCGGTATCAGCTTCGCCACCGCATGCGGCAAATCAAGCGCGACGATCGCGCCATTGCCTATGAGGGCGTCGACAGTCTTTCCGTGGCCGAACTTCAGATTGCCTGCGCCAGCCGTGGCATCAAGAGCTTTGGTGTCTCGCCTGCTAGGTTACGGGAAGACCTCCAGACTTGGCTGGATTTGCGACTTCGGGAAGGTGTCCCCTCTACTCTTCTGGTTCTGAGCAATGCTTATATGTATGGCCAGACCCAGCAGGACAGCAGTGATGGTGTCTCCAACCAGATTGAAGCACTTACCAATGTGCTTTCCTCCATTCCGGAGGAGCTTTTCCACGAGATTGAGCTCGAGGTCCACAATGCTGAGGGTGCTGCCACCAACAAGCAGCGTCTCGAGGTAatcaaggagcagcaggagctgATTAACGAGGAGCTGCAGCAAGACCAGGAGAACCAGGCGACAGGTTTCGCTACTCCCCGGGACACTGAAGACAttgacgagaaggaggagagacAGGTCCAGGCGGAGGCTGAGGGCATCGAGAAGGCGCAGGTTGCCGAGGCTGTGGATGCCGAGAAGGATGGCCTGGATGCCGCCAATGTCCTCCAGAAAACcgaagctgccgccgctgctaAGCCTAGCGAGAAGCAGCAATAA
- the ADK2 gene encoding Adenylate kinase 2 (COG:F; EggNog:ENOG503NVM0), which yields MMRLRKAARVILVGAPGVGKGTQSERLLQRFPQLSSISSGDLLRHNVKQRTPLGIKVESTMKAGLLVPDDLILRLINNELNQRGWLYSSHPAGNVMTLASCAAETQSFSNDADMAAFISHPAHARGGYGSPSEDPSASFLLDGFPRTATQAERLDETIPINMVVSLKTPLAVIMERISGRWVHEASGRVYNTTFNPPKVAGVDDVTGEPLVRRADDSEEVYRQRWKKFEETSEPLLEHYARKGVLWEVSGMSSDEITPKLMREFERRFAE from the exons ATGATGCGCCTCCGAAAGGCTGCCCGAGTTATCCTTGTAGGCGCCCCGGGAGTGGGAAAGGGGACGCAGTCTGAGCGGCTGTTGCAGCGGTTTCCTCAGCtgtcatccatctcctctgGGGATCTTCTCAGGCACAATGTCAAGCAGCGGACACCTCTGG GCATCAAGGTCGAGAGTACGATGAAGGCCGGACTTTTGGTTCCCGATGATCTTATCCTTCGGTTGATCAATAACGAGCTCAACCAGCGCGGGTGGTTGTACTCCAGCCACCCCGCCGGCAACGTCATGACGCTCGCTTCCTGTGCTGCCGAGACGCAGTCCTTCAGCAATGATGCCGACATGGCTGCCTTCATTTCGCACCCAGCGCATGCTCGTGGTGGTTACGGCTCACCTTCTGAAGATCCCTCGGCTTCGTTTCTTCTCGATGGGTTCCCTCGTACCGCGACACAGGCTGAACGGCTCGACGAGACAATCCCCATTAACATGGTTGTGTCACTGAAGACGCCGCTGGCGGTCATTATGGAGCGCATCTCTGGGAGATGGGTGCATGAGGCTTCGGGCAGGGTTTACAACACTACTTTCAACCCACCCAAGGTTGCTGGTGTCGATGATGTCACTGGAGAGCCGTTGGTCCGCAGGGCAGACGACAGCGAGGAGGTCTACCGCCAACGATGGAAGAAGTTTGAGGAGACGAGCGAGCCATTGTTGGAACACTACGCTCGCAAGGGTGTGCTGTGGGAGGTGTCGGGAATGAGCAGCGACGAGATCACCCCCAAGCTCATGCGTGAGTTTGAGCGTCGCTTTGCTGAATGA
- a CDS encoding uncharacterized protein (COG:G; EggNog:ENOG503NZUF; CAZy:GH76), whose translation MRLLQTAVVALASAANAAATVKLQPDPLLNLSSTSPQVTTQGAGRPDTQLFADLCASINVMQNHYFENWIGTWPDAIDWTRAVMGTHIAGALRTITEDFELARSQPNIVIPPLANFIGRYFGELIAFYFGQDVFSLRGEAFDDMLWVVLGWLETIQFIDELGDGRWHGERWTPAFAHRARIFWELSSKGWDQKLCGGGMLWNPRLSPYKNAITNELWIAASIGMYLHFPGDENTSPWEEMMVRPGLDKRGLGKRDWPPHDPMFFRTAQLGYEWLESSGMINHQGLYADGFHISGYSEGSNNTECDERDEMVYTYNQGVILSGQLGLFVATGSEEYLNSGHKLIKDVIRATGWDLERARPVANLDDYHANLLPSWKGLGRAGVLEEACDVFGTCSQDAQTFKGIWMHHFTTFCSPNSLDKIMPSVGSRISQQGLARIRTKHFAECKKYVPWLRHNAVAALGTRDEHGKFGMWWTIGLFPWEQGLKMSWDDFEKLHVLPPDHGEDDYRNRGVPHNEVWMMTNPNITLPVAAEKEGLPAVAGVSMERQKAVYMQMGKEDMKKREPRTSGPSKELWNNDPNTRGRGRTVETQGGAVALLRALWVVSKHTY comes from the coding sequence ATGAGGCTTCTCCAAACAGCAGTCGTCGCCCTGGCGTCGGCTGCCAACGCAGCAGCCACCGTCAAACTCCAACCtgaccccctcctcaacctctcctccacgtCCCCCCAAGTGACGACACAAGGGGCAGGCCGACCTGACACCCAGCTCTTTGCTGACCTCTGCGCCTCTATAAACGTCATGCAAAACCATTACTTCGAAAACTGGATTGGCACCTGGCCCGACGCCATCGACTGGACTAGAGCCGTGATGGGCACCCACATCGCGGGAGCTCTGCGGACCATAACCGAGGACTTTGAGCTGGCCAGATCCCAGCCTAATATCGTCATCCCCCCCCTGGCCAACTTTATCGGCCGGTATTTTGGCGAGCTGATTGCCTTTTATTTTGGGCAGGACGTCTTCTCCCTGCGCGGGGAGGCGTTCGACGACATGCTCTGGGTTGTGCTGGGCTGGTTGGAAACCATACAGTTCATTGACGAGCTGGGAGACGGGAGGTGGCatggggagaggtggacGCCGGCGTTTGCCCACAGGGCGAGGATATTCTGGGAGCTTTCGAGCAAAGGGTGGGATCAGAAGCTGTGCGGGGGAGGGATGCTGTGGAATCCGAGGTTGAGTCCGTACAAGaatgccatcaccaacgagCTTTGGATTGCGGCGAGTATTGGGATGTATCTCCATTTCCCGGGGGATGAGAATACAAGTCcgtgggaggagatgatggtgagaCCTGGGCTTGATAAGAGGGGCTTGGGCAAGAGAGACTGGCCTCCGCATGATCCCATGTTTTTCAGGACAGCGCAGCTGGGGTATGAGTGGTTGGAGTCGTCTGGGATGATTAACCACCAGGGCTTGTATGCGGATGGTTTCCACATTTCGGGGTACAGCGAGGGGAGCAACAATACCGAGTGTGACGAGAGGGACGAGATGGTGTATACGTACAACCAGGGTGTGATTTTGTCGGGTCAgttggggttgtttgttgctACTGGCAGTGAGGAGTACCTCAATTCTGGAcacaagctcatcaaggacgTGATTCGGGCTACAGGTTGGGATCTAGAGAGGGCCAGACCTGTGGCTAATCTGGATGATTATCACGCCAACTTGCTTCCAAGCTGGAAGGGTCTTGGTCGAGCGGGTGTGCTGGAGGAAGCCTGTGATGTTTTCGGAACTTGTTCGCAAGACGCCCAGACTTTCAAGGGTATCTGGATGCATCACTTTACCACATTTTGCTCGCCAAATTCTCTCGACAAGATCATGCCTAGTGTTGGGTCTAGGATAAGTCAACAGGGCCTTGCACGGATCAGGACGAAGCACTTTGCCGAGTGCAAAAAGTATGTGCCCTGGTTGAGACATaatgctgttgctgctctAGGCACACGAGACGAGCATGGGAAATTCGGGATGTGGTGGACGATTGGGCTATTTCCATGGGAGCAGGGGCTGAAGATGAGCTGGGATGATTTTGAGAAACTTCACGTCCTACCGCCGGACCACGGGGAGGATGATTATCGGAATCGTGGGGTACCCCACAATGAGGtttggatgatgacgaaccCCAATATCACGTTGCCAGTTgcggctgagaaggaggggttacctgctgttgctggtgtgTCAATGGAGAGGCAAAAGGCGGTTTATATGCAGATGGGCAAGGAGGAcatgaagaagagagagcCCCGGACGTCAGGTCCGTCGAAGGAGCTATGGAACAATGATCCGAATACCCGTGGACGGGGCAGGACGGTCGAGACGCAGGGCGGTGCGGTGGCGCTGTTGAGGGCGTTGTGGGTTGTTTCTAAGCATACATATTAG
- a CDS encoding uncharacterized protein (EggNog:ENOG503P017; COG:J) encodes MVGEVVRLGSAQISEAITAQMADKFANYPGAKEAPAAALEYHHEEDHNPPLRGWPLVIASTLLSNSSVLQKWLWNNAKFGQPKHAPGLDSSVPWRVKPDVAPLGETGPMLPLEEGYLVTPKSADCKGRFNSIADYHELYKSGQATPLDVVEALLPLIRRDIGDEESKYAVAFIESNVDEVLQHARESTERWKEGKQLGILDGVPFGVKADTEVKGYVSTMGMKVDKTVAYFNKPEPETCWPALKMQEQGAIMVGKMNQHEIGMDTTGCNPVTGTATNWYNTRYFPGGSSSGAGSGLCAGLVPVAIGTDAGGSMRIPPAFCGVYGLKPTFNRTCSRATSMCVVGPMTSTVADLTIAYRVMSQPNPSDPGQNLLCLSVPPSPGSKKTLGICRAWIARADPDVLKVFSSCVEYLTTVKGYTAVDISLPYLREGQLAHAATCLTEAATEAFARNPSNYLAPLNHANRMLVSAATHTPATDYLSYGQIRHVIMAHLAWLWEQHPDMIVLTPTTPIAGWKICDGDEAYGCSDGNLSIKNMTFAWVANTSGCPAVTCPGGYVEAEQGEGVLPVGVMGMGEWGAEEQLLGFARDVEGFLEVEGRRRPKEWVDVVGLARGKGE; translated from the exons AtggttggtgaggtggtaAG ATTGGGGTCAGCCCAAATTTCTGAAGCTATCACTGCCCAAATGGCAGACAAATTCGCCAACTACCCCGGCGCCAAAGAGGCACCTGCCGCTGCCCTCGAGTATCATCACGAAGAGGACCACAACCCGCCGCTGAGAGGCTGGCCTTTGGTTATTGCCTCCACTCTGTTATCCAACTCCTCGGTCCTCCAGAAATGGCTCTGGAACAACGCCAAGTTTGGCCAGCCCAAGCACGCCCCCGGACTCGACAGCTCTGTCCCCTGGCGCGTCAAACCTGATGTTGCCCCCCTTGGGGAAACAGGCCCTATGCTGCCGCTTGAGGAGGGGTACCTCGTCACCCCCAAGTCGGCCGACTGCAAGGGCCGGTTCAATTCGATTGCTGATTACCATGAGCTCTACAAGTCAGGTCAGGCTACTCCCCTTGATGTAGTCGAGGCGCTCCTCCCTCTTATCAGGAGAGACAttggtgacgaggagagcAAATATGCTGTTGCGTTCATCGAGTCCAATGTCGATGAGGTGCTTCAACATGCCAGAGAGAGTACGGAACGGTGGAAAGAGGGAAAGCAGCTCGGCATTTTGGACGGTGTTCCCTTTGGCGTCAAGGCCGACACTGAAGTCAAGGGGTACGTCTCGACCATGGGGATGAAGGTCGACAAGACGGTCGCCTACTTCAACAAGCCCGAACCGGAGACGTGTTGGCCCGCGTTGAAGATGCAAGAGCAGGGCGCGATCATGGTGGGCAAGATGAACCAGCACGAGATAGGGATGGACACCACCGGCTGTAATCCCGTGACAGGGACAGCAACGAACTGGTACAACACCCGTTACTTCCCcggcggctcctcctccggcgcgGGGAGCGGTCTGTGTGCGGGACTGGTGCCGGTGGCAATCGGCACCGACGCCGGAGGCAGCATGCGCATCCCCCCTGCCTTTTGCGGCGTCTACGGCCTCAAACCAACCTTTAACCGCACCTGCTCCCGCGCCACGTCCATGTGTGTTGTCGGGCCCATGACATCAACGGTAGCCGACCTGACCATCGCCTACCGTGTCATGTCCCAACCTAACCCCTCCGACCCAGGCCAGAACCTTCTGTGTCTGTCCGTCCCGCCTTCTCCTGGGTCGAAGAAAACATTGGGTATCTGCCGCGCTTGGATCGCCCGCGCGGACCCGGACGTGCTCAAAGTCTTCAGCTCCTGCGTCGAATACCTCACCACTGTCAAGGGGTACACCGCAGTCgacatctccctcccctatCTGAGGGAAGGACAGCTAGCCCACGCGGCAACCTGCCTCACCGAAGCCGCAACCGAGGCCTTCGCCCGTAATCCCAGTAACTACCTcgcccccctcaaccacgcCAACCGCATGCTTGTTTCCGCGGCGACGCACACCCCAGCAACGGACTATTTATCTTATGGCCAAATCAGGCACGTCATCATGGCGCACCTGGCCTGGCTGTGGGAGCAGCACCCAGACATGATTGTTCTCACGCCTACAACCCCGATAGCAGGGTGGAAGATTTGTGACGGGGACGAGGCGTATGGGTGCTCGGATGGGAATCTGAGTATAAAGAATATGACGTTTGCTTGGGTGGCTAACACGAGTGGTTGTCCGGCTGTCACTTGTCCGGGGGGTTATGTCGAGGCTgagcaaggggagggggttttgcctgtgggggtgatggggatgggggagtggggggcggaggagcagTTGCTGGGTTTTGCgagggatgtggaggggtttttggaggtggaggggaggagaaggccaaaggagtgggttgatgttgttgggttggcgagggggaagggggagtaG
- a CDS encoding uncharacterized protein (EggNog:ENOG503P05P): MASTVGPARPKQKLFSTDFLSNTWAKLFFFIVGLQAVICVAFECYVFARFQFGLQFQEGEIPDEAQRRRLQSRYRTIPTFLALFIFGFLYVLVLAWDALRMKNTIQIIGLCVANLALFVYTILQIDQIEKSLDILQGALLLKDSDKGGDSNIVWALSKPFLIAVPAIVGVVTVAMSCIAYQLYREFAWDILKQIGADYRMKKRFLHYQIYIALLKFDFFFFLGFTVQFLVVVNNTKNNFELGLQVAAVPITIAILLCAAFFTQRENKIGVTLTIVLYFGALSYFFFKLVRIYQPGHKQDYEAVQKSLTAFAVLTILLIILTIINGFVCMSNFGAGLKDHLLKPRYSDPEKEDANSYQMNDQKPPLPSRMTID, translated from the exons ATGGCTTCCACAGTCGGGCCAGCGCGGCCAAAACAAAAGCTCTTCTCGACGGACTTCCTCAGCAACACATGGGCGAAGCTCTTCTTTTTCATCGTCGGCCTACAGGCTGTAATTTGCGTGGCTTTTGAATG TTATGTGTTTGCGAGATTCCAGTTCGGCCTTCAATTTCAAGAAGGCGAAATCCCAGATGAGGCACAACGACGAAGGCTACAATCGAGATACCGTACGATTCCGACTTTCTTGGCGCTCTTCATCTTCGGATTCCTCTACGTTTTGGTCTTGGCGTGGGACGCACTGCGGATGAAGAACACGATTCAGATTATTGGGCTGTGTGTGGCCAACCTGGCACTCTTTGTCTACACCATCCTCCAGATTGATCAGATTGAAAAATCACTGGATATTCTGCAGGGTGCTTTACTCCTAAAGGACAGCGATAAAGGTGGTGATTCGAACATTGTCTGGGCGCTGTCCAAACCCTTCTTGATAGCCGTTCCAGCAATCGTGGGCGTGGTCACCGTCGCCATGTCCTGTATCGCCTATCAGCTATACCGCGAGTTCGCTTGGGACATTCTGAAGCAGATTGGTGCTGACTACCGCATGAAGAAGCGGTTCCTTCACTACCAA ATTTACATCGCCCTCTTGAAGTttgatttcttcttcttcttgggtttCACTGTGCAGTTCTTGGTCgttgtcaacaacaccaaaaatAACTTCGAGCTCGGCTTGCAAGTGGCGGCGGTTCCTATCACGATCGCCATCCTTCTATGCGCCGCCTTCTTTACGCAGCGCGAGAACAAGATTGGAGTGACGTTGACCATCGTCTTGTACTTCGGCGCGCTCTCttacttcttcttcaagctcGTCCGCATTTACCAGCCCGGTCATAAACAGGATTACGAAGCCGTCCAGAAGTCGCTGACAGCCTTTGCTGTCCTGACcattctcctcatcatcttgacCATCATCAACGGCTTCGTCTGCATGAGCAACTTTGGCGCCGGGCTCAAGGACCACCTTCTTAAGCCGAGATACTCCGACCCCGAGAAGGAAGACGCAAATTCGTACCAAATGAACGATCAGAAGCCACCACTGCCAAGTCGAATGACGATTGACTAA